A single Parabacteroides timonensis DNA region contains:
- the dacB gene encoding D-alanyl-D-alanine carboxypeptidase/D-alanyl-D-alanine endopeptidase produces MIKKILCAALILCCSWQSQAQTPQPVKQLLNAPYMKGATFSIVVKDLQDGKTLYSYDTDRLMSPASVLKTVATATALEILGEDFCYETSLEYDGTIKDGVLNGNLYIKGGGDPSLGSSHFAPDRSTYRPAQNTFMPEWIAALRKVGIQKINGAVVSDESIFDTEGSSIKWLREDMGNYYAPGSYGLSVFDNMYKLALKTGAPGTRPVVRGTDPALPTVHFVNYLKAAPVASDSAYIIGAPLSDERYLYGVLPSNRENYILKGDIPDPALFLARYLTAGLEREGIEVAGEPTCFRIESEAGRWKESERKTIVTTYSPALKEIASVTNHVSHNLFADALLKTVGLQYQPRRNEVISSFGRGVQVVAGHWRKKGLDVFPLRMNDGSGLAPADKVSAGFIADMLVYMATKSDASEAFIASLPEAGVEGSVRNLLKGTKLQGKARLKSGGITGVRSYAGYITKDGKTYAVAVFSNNYSCSMGEMTKALEKLLLQLFNS; encoded by the coding sequence ATGATAAAGAAAATATTATGTGCCGCCCTGATACTATGCTGCTCCTGGCAGTCCCAGGCACAAACTCCCCAGCCGGTAAAGCAATTATTGAATGCACCTTATATGAAAGGAGCTACCTTTTCGATCGTGGTGAAAGACCTGCAGGATGGGAAGACCTTGTATAGTTATGATACAGACCGGCTGATGTCGCCTGCCTCGGTATTGAAGACGGTTGCAACCGCAACGGCCCTGGAGATACTGGGGGAGGATTTTTGCTATGAAACTTCCCTGGAGTATGACGGGACGATAAAAGATGGTGTACTCAACGGAAACCTCTATATAAAAGGAGGTGGCGATCCGTCGCTGGGTTCGTCGCATTTTGCACCCGACAGAAGTACGTATCGACCTGCGCAGAATACCTTTATGCCTGAATGGATAGCAGCATTAAGAAAGGTCGGCATACAGAAGATAAACGGGGCTGTAGTGTCCGACGAGAGCATTTTCGATACCGAAGGTTCGTCTATTAAATGGCTGCGTGAGGATATGGGTAATTATTATGCACCGGGAAGCTATGGCCTTTCTGTATTCGACAATATGTATAAGTTAGCACTGAAAACCGGTGCTCCCGGTACTCGTCCGGTGGTGAGGGGAACTGATCCGGCTTTGCCGACCGTTCATTTTGTCAATTACCTGAAAGCAGCTCCGGTGGCTTCAGACAGTGCCTATATTATCGGTGCGCCGCTGTCTGACGAACGTTATTTGTATGGCGTTCTCCCTTCCAACCGTGAAAATTATATACTGAAAGGAGATATTCCCGATCCGGCCCTTTTCCTGGCGCGCTACCTGACTGCCGGACTTGAGCGGGAAGGCATCGAGGTGGCAGGTGAACCGACCTGTTTCCGCATCGAGTCGGAAGCCGGAAGATGGAAGGAGAGTGAAAGGAAAACGATCGTTACTACTTATTCGCCGGCCTTGAAGGAGATTGCGAGTGTCACCAACCATGTCAGTCATAATCTGTTTGCCGATGCGCTGCTTAAAACGGTCGGGTTACAATATCAACCACGACGAAACGAGGTGATCTCTTCCTTCGGACGAGGTGTGCAGGTAGTTGCCGGTCATTGGCGGAAGAAAGGGCTGGATGTTTTCCCGTTGCGGATGAACGATGGCAGCGGACTGGCTCCGGCTGATAAGGTTTCAGCCGGCTTTATTGCCGATATGCTGGTGTATATGGCCACGAAATCAGATGCGTCGGAGGCTTTTATCGCATCGTTGCCGGAAGCCGGTGTGGAAGGTTCGGTGCGGAACCTGCTGAAAGGAACTAAATTACAAGGAAAGGCCCGCTTGAAAAGTGGCGGTATCACTGGTGTGAGAAGTTATGCCGGATATATTACCAAGGATGGCAAGACGTATGCTGTTGCCGTTTTCTCCAACAACTATTCCTGTAGTATGGGGGAAATGACGAAGGCGTTGGAAAAGTTGCTGTTACAACTTTTCAATTCTTAA
- a CDS encoding T9SS type A sorting domain-containing protein, whose protein sequence is MKEKHLRMFRHIFAGTAILAILVPVRAQVSNPSTWSDFVKGSGNTLVLDTFRMQTFSGSDIDNWNYTVGSGTAVVNNKLKIPLKGSVSFEPYSLESFQRVSAFITFTVKDIVSGEKLLVELDNKNGKREGTVYPNGETPALSVRFGSNPYRLDFSASAPAVKTKNGYFLIDSVFARDTIPQYSYFSGQGDWNDKTCWSHLPPLRHRSALISGMTTINSAVKCQTASLGDGGSLRITKNGHFIVDTLFLHSAGDRQTATDIPLTASDFSLAVQGELSVKENITLQYTFPEKGKWYFLSFPFDIYQKDIDNRFQLKDEHFVGSGNYLYVQTYNGDKRASTQKPTGNWEVFSLSASSGNPLIFEKGKGYLVALDVTASNNALTFSIEAKKLPVDFGKIASIPINIVSSADVNNDNSGWYLCGNPLLTPLKLSLLEFNSSLDGNIYVYDGKNYEPYAIGSDYALPPLAAFFVKATSATELIIAGESSATNAILLKSGFPLYSELLEPIDVKTQLAQVNKKTGGSVLKGNTLHLNDLPSAGKLEVIDVAGRLVYSCPVPYGSSVQSLPLRPGLYILLIDAGGYRAQHKCVLTQ, encoded by the coding sequence ATGAAAGAGAAACATTTACGTATGTTTCGGCACATCTTTGCCGGAACTGCAATTCTTGCAATTTTAGTGCCTGTCCGGGCACAAGTGTCTAATCCGTCTACATGGTCCGATTTTGTGAAAGGAAGCGGGAATACGCTGGTTTTGGATACGTTTCGTATGCAAACGTTTTCGGGATCGGATATCGATAACTGGAATTATACGGTTGGTAGTGGAACCGCTGTGGTAAATAATAAGTTAAAGATCCCCTTGAAAGGAAGTGTCTCTTTTGAGCCTTATTCATTAGAAAGCTTCCAGAGAGTATCTGCTTTTATTACGTTTACTGTTAAGGATATTGTTTCCGGTGAAAAACTATTAGTGGAACTTGACAATAAAAATGGGAAAAGGGAAGGGACTGTATATCCTAATGGAGAAACACCGGCATTGTCCGTTCGATTTGGGAGTAATCCTTATCGTCTGGATTTCTCTGCATCTGCACCTGCTGTTAAAACTAAGAATGGCTATTTCCTTATTGACAGTGTTTTTGCTAGGGATACGATTCCCCAATATTCTTATTTCTCCGGTCAAGGAGACTGGAATGACAAAACTTGTTGGTCGCATCTTCCGCCTTTACGCCATCGGAGTGCATTGATTTCCGGGATGACAACAATTAACTCTGCTGTAAAATGCCAAACAGCATCCCTAGGTGATGGTGGTAGTCTAAGGATTACAAAAAACGGCCATTTCATTGTAGATACTCTCTTCTTGCATAGCGCAGGTGATCGACAGACAGCTACTGATATTCCACTTACAGCCTCTGACTTTTCACTGGCAGTACAAGGCGAACTATCCGTGAAAGAGAATATAACCCTTCAGTATACGTTCCCTGAAAAAGGGAAATGGTATTTCCTCTCTTTTCCCTTTGATATTTACCAGAAAGATATTGATAACCGTTTTCAATTAAAGGATGAGCACTTTGTCGGTAGTGGCAACTATTTATATGTACAAACTTATAATGGCGACAAACGAGCCTCCACTCAAAAGCCAACCGGAAATTGGGAAGTCTTCTCTCTTTCTGCTTCTTCGGGTAATCCTCTTATTTTTGAAAAAGGGAAAGGCTATCTGGTCGCATTGGATGTAACTGCCTCTAATAACGCATTGACTTTTTCTATCGAGGCTAAAAAACTTCCTGTCGATTTCGGGAAGATTGCTTCTATTCCTATTAATATAGTCTCATCCGCAGATGTAAACAACGATAATAGCGGTTGGTATCTTTGCGGCAATCCGCTACTTACTCCATTGAAACTCTCTCTGCTAGAATTCAACTCTTCTCTCGATGGAAACATTTATGTATATGATGGAAAGAATTATGAACCTTATGCAATAGGGAGTGATTATGCACTTCCTCCTCTTGCGGCTTTCTTCGTTAAAGCGACCTCCGCTACAGAACTGATTATTGCGGGTGAATCGTCTGCGACAAATGCGATATTACTGAAATCCGGTTTTCCTTTATATTCCGAATTATTGGAGCCGATAGATGTTAAAACTCAGCTGGCTCAGGTAAATAAGAAGACCGGAGGGAGTGTTTTGAAGGGTAATACGCTTCATTTGAACGATCTGCCATCTGCGGGAAAGCTGGAGGTGATCGATGTTGCCGGACGTCTCGTTTATTCTTGCCCGGTGCCGTATGGTTCCTCTGTTCAATCATTACCTTTACGGCCCGGCTTATATATCCTGCTTATTGATGCGGGTGGTTATCGCGCCCAACACAAGTGTGTTCTGACCCAATGA
- a CDS encoding LytR/AlgR family response regulator transcription factor codes for MKLTCAIIDDEPLAISLLESYVNKTPFLCLAGKYNSAVNALPILSKEPVDLLLLDIQMPELNGMEFSRILEADTRIIFTTAFSQYALDSYKVNALDYLLKPISYPDFLKSANKALQWYELLRNSTAEPSVAPPAQEKNEIESIFVKTEYKLMQIELRKIQYIEGLKDYVKIFVEGEPHPILSLVSMKTMEDMLPANRFIRVHRSFIVQPEKIKVIERNRIVFGKEYIPISDNYKQKFMEFLAQRSLLP; via the coding sequence ATGAAACTGACTTGTGCTATCATCGACGACGAACCTCTGGCAATCAGTCTGCTGGAAAGTTATGTAAACAAGACCCCTTTCCTCTGCCTGGCGGGAAAATACAACAGTGCCGTCAACGCCCTCCCGATCCTAAGCAAGGAGCCGGTCGACCTGCTTCTCCTCGACATCCAGATGCCAGAGTTGAACGGCATGGAGTTTTCGCGCATCCTGGAAGCAGATACGCGGATCATCTTCACCACCGCTTTCAGTCAATACGCACTCGACAGCTATAAAGTAAACGCACTCGACTACCTATTGAAGCCGATCAGCTATCCCGATTTCCTGAAGTCGGCAAACAAGGCACTCCAATGGTACGAATTACTGCGAAATAGCACGGCGGAACCGTCGGTCGCCCCACCCGCACAAGAGAAGAACGAAATCGAAAGTATCTTCGTCAAAACGGAATACAAACTGATGCAGATTGAATTGCGTAAAATCCAGTATATCGAAGGATTGAAAGATTACGTCAAGATATTTGTAGAAGGTGAACCGCATCCCATCCTCTCCCTCGTAAGCATGAAAACAATGGAAGACATGTTGCCTGCGAACCGCTTTATCCGCGTGCATCGCTCCTTCATCGTACAGCCGGAAAAGATCAAAGTGATCGAACGCAACCGCATTGTATTCGGTAAAGAATACATCCCGATCTCCGACAACTACAAGCAGAAATTCATGGAATTCCTCGCACAGAGGTCGCTACTGCCTTAA
- a CDS encoding AI-2E family transporter encodes MNSLFERPFTFDRVTRIVFSIVIIGALLYLIAVLRNALLPFLIAWLLAYLMQPFVKFFQYKLKLKSRILAIVAVILSASLIIGLAASLVVPSVAQEADKTLSLMRTHNPGEGHVPLIPESWIEYLENNVDINQLMELLSRENIQNAIKQLAPKVWNILSNTFSILFSITIVFVILLYFIFILLDYEKIANGWINLIPARQRTFVKGLADDVEQSMNRYFRGQSLIALCVGVLLAIGFKIVGFPLAVTLGLFIGVLNLIPYLQAIGLIPMVILSLLKSAETGQNFWLIFGSGLLILGIVQCIQDLYLTPRIMGKAMGLNPAIILLSLSIWGTLLGFIGLIIALPLTTLCLSYYKRFILMEEDTTPPPPTDNQPSEEK; translated from the coding sequence ATGAACTCATTGTTTGAAAGACCATTTACATTCGACCGGGTAACCCGTATTGTTTTCAGCATCGTTATCATCGGAGCCTTGCTCTATCTGATCGCAGTCTTGCGAAATGCGTTGCTTCCTTTCCTGATCGCGTGGTTGCTAGCCTATCTGATGCAGCCTTTCGTCAAGTTTTTTCAGTACAAGCTCAAACTGAAAAGTCGTATTCTGGCTATCGTTGCGGTTATTCTTTCCGCTTCGCTGATCATCGGTCTGGCGGCTTCGCTGGTTGTTCCATCCGTGGCCCAGGAGGCAGACAAGACACTCAGCCTGATGCGCACGCATAACCCGGGTGAAGGGCATGTCCCGCTCATTCCCGAATCATGGATTGAATATCTGGAAAACAACGTCGATATCAACCAACTGATGGAACTCCTCAGCCGCGAAAACATACAGAATGCAATCAAACAGTTGGCTCCCAAAGTCTGGAACATCCTGTCGAACACGTTCTCCATCCTGTTCAGCATAACGATCGTCTTTGTGATACTTTTATACTTTATATTTATCCTACTCGATTACGAGAAGATAGCGAACGGCTGGATCAACCTGATCCCCGCCCGCCAGCGAACCTTCGTAAAAGGGCTGGCCGATGATGTGGAGCAGAGCATGAACCGCTATTTCCGAGGGCAGTCACTGATCGCCTTATGCGTAGGTGTCTTACTGGCTATCGGCTTCAAGATCGTAGGTTTCCCGCTGGCCGTCACATTGGGACTATTTATCGGCGTTCTCAACCTGATCCCGTACCTGCAAGCCATCGGCTTGATACCAATGGTAATCCTCAGTCTACTCAAATCAGCGGAAACGGGACAAAACTTCTGGCTCATTTTCGGATCGGGTTTGTTGATACTCGGAATCGTACAGTGCATTCAAGATTTATATCTCACCCCCCGCATCATGGGAAAAGCGATGGGACTAAATCCGGCCATCATCCTTCTTTCTCTCTCCATCTGGGGAACTTTACTGGGATTTATCGGATTGATCATCGCACTGCCGCTCACAACCCTCTGTCTGTCTTATTATAAGCGTTTTATCTTAATGGAAGAGGACACTACCCCACCTCCTCCTACCGATAATCAACCTTCAGAAGAAAAATAA
- a CDS encoding ABC transporter ATP-binding protein, with the protein MKEIIKLDNIKRDFQVGDETVHALRGVSFTIYEGEFVTIMGTSGSGKSTLLNTLGCLDTPTKGEYYLDGVSVRTMGKNARATLRNRKIGFVFQSYNLLPKTTAVENVELPLMYNPSYSASARHQKAVEALMAVGLGDRLMHKSNQMSGGQMQRVAIARALVNDPAVILADEATGNLDTRTSFEILVLFQKLHAEGRTIIFVTHNPEIAQYSSRNIQLRDGHVTADTVNTNILNAAEALAKLPKNDD; encoded by the coding sequence ATGAAAGAGATCATCAAACTAGATAATATCAAGCGCGATTTCCAGGTCGGCGACGAAACCGTCCATGCTTTGCGAGGCGTCAGCTTCACAATTTATGAAGGCGAGTTCGTCACCATCATGGGAACCTCCGGCTCGGGGAAAAGTACGCTGCTGAATACGTTGGGATGTCTCGACACACCGACCAAAGGCGAATACTACCTCGATGGCGTTTCAGTCCGTACGATGGGAAAGAACGCCCGCGCTACACTACGAAACCGCAAGATCGGCTTTGTATTCCAGAGCTACAACCTGTTGCCCAAAACAACTGCTGTTGAAAATGTGGAACTTCCGCTGATGTATAATCCCTCATACAGTGCCTCCGCCCGCCACCAGAAAGCCGTCGAAGCCCTGATGGCAGTCGGACTGGGTGACCGTCTGATGCACAAGAGTAATCAGATGTCCGGCGGACAGATGCAACGTGTAGCCATCGCCCGTGCCCTGGTGAACGATCCGGCCGTGATCCTGGCCGACGAAGCAACCGGAAACCTCGATACACGCACGTCATTCGAGATACTGGTACTTTTCCAGAAGCTGCACGCCGAGGGACGTACCATCATCTTCGTAACGCATAACCCGGAGATCGCCCAATACAGCAGCCGCAACATCCAGTTGAGAGACGGCCATGTCACGGCAGATACGGTCAACACGAATATCCTGAATGCGGCAGAGGCCCTGGCCAAACTGCCTAAAAACGACGATTAA
- a CDS encoding efflux RND transporter periplasmic adaptor subunit, with amino-acid sequence MNKKLIIGIIAVVVVAGGIWFFTGKSTKGGIRLETSKVGRSSISNTVTATGTVEPVTEVEVGTQVSGIIDKLYADYNDVVKAGQLIAEMDKVNLKAELASAQAQLASSKSEYEYQQKNYARSKVLFDKKLISDSDYETATYNYEKSKAAYEQSQASMVKVNRNLEYATITSPIDGVVINRAVEEGQTVAAGFETPTLFTIAADLTKMQVIADVDEADIGNVENGQRVSFTVDAYPNDVFEGTVWQIRLGDSSSSSSSSTSTSTVVTYEVVITADNPDLKLKPRLTANITIYTLERENVLTIPTKSLRFVPEEELLMGTGLTADNSAQEAPTGKRIVWAKEGQQLHPKVITVGSTSGNMIEVTEGLTEGEEIAVDLTSDAPAQAAATAEKSPFMPGPPGSKKK; translated from the coding sequence ATGAACAAGAAACTTATTATCGGTATAATAGCCGTGGTGGTCGTAGCCGGAGGCATCTGGTTCTTCACTGGCAAATCGACGAAAGGCGGCATCAGGCTCGAAACATCCAAAGTGGGCCGCAGCTCCATCTCAAACACAGTGACGGCAACCGGAACAGTTGAGCCGGTTACAGAAGTCGAAGTCGGTACACAGGTGTCCGGTATCATCGACAAACTGTACGCTGACTACAACGACGTAGTGAAAGCCGGACAACTGATCGCAGAAATGGATAAAGTCAACCTGAAGGCAGAACTCGCTTCCGCCCAGGCACAGTTGGCCAGCAGCAAGAGCGAATATGAATACCAACAGAAAAATTATGCACGTAGCAAAGTTCTTTTCGACAAGAAACTGATTAGTGATTCTGATTACGAAACAGCCACTTACAACTACGAGAAATCGAAAGCTGCCTACGAGCAAAGCCAGGCTTCTATGGTGAAAGTGAATCGTAACCTCGAATACGCGACCATCACCAGCCCGATCGACGGGGTTGTCATCAACCGTGCAGTAGAAGAAGGACAGACGGTGGCTGCCGGCTTCGAAACCCCGACGCTGTTCACCATCGCAGCCGACCTGACGAAGATGCAGGTGATTGCCGACGTGGATGAAGCCGATATAGGCAATGTAGAAAACGGACAGCGCGTCAGCTTTACCGTCGACGCTTACCCGAACGACGTATTCGAAGGAACAGTATGGCAGATCCGCCTGGGCGACAGCAGCAGTAGCAGCAGTTCGTCGACTTCCACTTCAACTGTCGTGACTTACGAAGTGGTTATCACCGCCGATAATCCCGACCTGAAACTGAAACCGCGCCTGACGGCCAATATCACCATCTACACGCTCGAACGTGAAAATGTGCTGACAATCCCGACTAAATCGTTGCGTTTCGTTCCCGAAGAAGAACTCTTAATGGGCACCGGCCTGACCGCCGACAACAGTGCACAGGAAGCACCAACCGGCAAACGTATCGTCTGGGCTAAAGAAGGGCAACAACTCCATCCGAAAGTGATCACCGTAGGTTCAACCAGCGGTAATATGATCGAAGTAACCGAAGGATTGACCGAAGGTGAAGAGATAGCTGTAGATCTGACTTCCGATGCTCCTGCTCAGGCAGCAGCTACAGCAGAGAAGAGCCCGTTCATGCCAGGCCCTCCGGGAAGCAAGAAGAAGTAA
- a CDS encoding ABC transporter permease, with protein MNGTNLIKIALRALANNKLRGFLTMLGIIIGVASVITMLAIGQGSKRSIQAQISEMGSNMIMIHPGADMRGGVRQDASAMETLKLEDYQNIVDETRYISAVSPSVNSSGQAIYGANNAPTTVYGISPDYLEIRRYKVGDGEMFTEQDIQTAAKVCVVGKTVVDNLFTNGESPVGKVIRFQKLPFRIVGVLESKGYNSMGMDQDDLILAPYTTIQKKVLAITHLQGITCSALKEEYTDQAIDEITEILRRNHKLKESDDDDFTIRSQQELSTMLTSTTDMMTVLLAAVAGISLLVGGIGIMNIMYVSVTERTREIGLRMSIGAKGIDILAQFLIESILISVTGGLIGVVLGVGAALVVNAAAHFPIYIQPWSVMLSFAVCTVTGVFFGWYPAKKAAQLDPIEAIRYE; from the coding sequence ATGAACGGAACAAACCTCATAAAAATAGCCCTCCGTGCCCTTGCAAACAACAAGTTGCGCGGCTTCCTGACCATGCTCGGCATCATCATCGGCGTAGCTTCCGTGATCACGATGCTGGCCATCGGGCAAGGCTCCAAGCGGAGCATACAAGCCCAGATCAGCGAGATGGGTTCCAACATGATCATGATACATCCGGGAGCCGACATGCGCGGCGGTGTACGCCAGGATGCATCGGCCATGGAAACGCTGAAGCTGGAGGATTACCAGAACATTGTCGATGAAACCCGTTACATATCGGCGGTTTCCCCATCGGTCAACAGCAGCGGACAAGCCATTTACGGAGCCAATAATGCTCCCACAACGGTTTACGGTATCAGCCCGGATTACCTGGAAATACGACGTTACAAAGTAGGCGACGGAGAAATGTTCACCGAACAGGACATCCAGACAGCTGCCAAGGTATGCGTGGTCGGCAAAACCGTAGTCGACAATCTTTTCACCAATGGCGAAAGCCCCGTAGGCAAAGTCATTCGTTTTCAAAAATTACCTTTCCGCATCGTAGGTGTATTGGAAAGTAAAGGATACAACAGCATGGGAATGGACCAGGACGACCTAATCTTAGCTCCATACACAACTATTCAGAAAAAAGTCCTGGCCATCACCCATCTGCAAGGCATCACCTGTTCGGCCCTCAAAGAGGAATACACCGACCAGGCCATCGATGAGATTACCGAAATACTGCGCCGCAACCATAAGTTGAAGGAAAGTGACGATGATGATTTTACCATCCGTAGTCAGCAGGAGTTGAGCACGATGTTGACAAGTACTACGGACATGATGACCGTGTTGTTGGCGGCTGTGGCCGGTATTTCGCTACTCGTTGGTGGTATTGGAATTATGAACATCATGTATGTCAGCGTCACGGAACGTACCCGTGAGATCGGCCTCCGCATGAGTATCGGTGCCAAAGGAATCGACATCCTGGCACAGTTCCTCATCGAGTCTATCCTGATCAGCGTAACAGGCGGACTGATAGGCGTGGTATTGGGCGTTGGGGCGGCCCTGGTCGTCAATGCGGCAGCTCACTTCCCTATCTATATACAACCGTGGAGCGTGATGCTGTCGTTTGCTGTCTGTACCGTCACCGGAGTATTCTTCGGATGGTACCCGGCTAAAAAAGCAGCCCAGCTCGACCCGATCGAAGCAATACGCTACGAATAA
- a CDS encoding TolC family protein: MKQVSLIILSCLLLLPAGMKAEDDMPKQWKLRDCIDYALEHNITIRRNRINVESTQEDVKTAKADFLPSLSGNISQRVVNRPNSASGTIISGDNITTSESKTSYNGSYGIDANWTVYNGSKRVNTVKQQQLNTRMAELTVDQSENSIEESITQLYVQILYSAEAVKVNESTLEVSRKEFERGQALFDAGSIASSDLAQLEAQVSNDNYQLVTSQTTLQNYKLQLKQLLELDGDFEMNLYLPQLDDSSVLIPLPTKDDVYQTALNLRPEIESGKLNIEASDMNIKIARAGYTPTLSLSAGIGTTNANGSDFSFSEQVKQNWNNSLGLTLSIPIFDKRQTKSAINKAKLQRQTSQLDLMDEQKTLYKTIESLWLSANSAQQQYVAATQKLKSTQASYTLVSEQFNLGMKNTVELLTEKNNLLSAQQETLQAKYTAILNAGLLRFYQGEEINLL; this comes from the coding sequence ATGAAACAAGTATCTCTAATCATCCTCTCCTGCCTGCTTCTTCTGCCTGCCGGAATGAAAGCAGAAGACGACATGCCGAAGCAGTGGAAGCTTCGCGACTGTATTGATTATGCATTGGAGCATAACATCACCATCCGTCGTAATCGTATCAATGTCGAAAGCACGCAGGAAGACGTAAAGACAGCGAAAGCGGATTTTCTCCCCTCTTTGAGCGGAAACATCAGCCAGCGCGTCGTAAACCGTCCGAACAGTGCCAGCGGAACCATCATCAGTGGTGATAACATCACGACCAGTGAAAGCAAAACCTCGTACAACGGTAGCTACGGTATCGATGCCAACTGGACTGTCTACAACGGAAGCAAGCGCGTGAACACTGTCAAACAACAACAGTTGAACACCCGCATGGCCGAACTTACCGTCGACCAGAGTGAAAACTCCATCGAGGAAAGTATCACCCAGCTATACGTACAAATACTGTATTCTGCCGAAGCAGTAAAAGTGAACGAATCGACCCTGGAAGTAAGTCGGAAAGAGTTCGAACGTGGACAGGCATTATTCGACGCCGGAAGTATCGCGTCGAGCGACCTTGCCCAACTGGAAGCACAGGTGAGCAACGACAACTATCAGCTGGTGACTTCACAGACCACCCTGCAGAACTACAAACTGCAACTGAAGCAACTCCTCGAATTGGACGGTGATTTCGAAATGAACCTTTACCTGCCACAACTGGACGACAGCAGCGTACTGATCCCGCTTCCCACCAAAGACGATGTTTATCAGACCGCTCTTAACCTGCGTCCCGAAATAGAGTCCGGAAAGCTGAATATAGAAGCCTCGGATATGAATATCAAGATTGCACGTGCCGGATACACCCCGACCCTCAGCCTCAGCGCAGGAATCGGAACAACCAATGCCAACGGTAGTGATTTCAGTTTCAGCGAGCAAGTAAAACAAAACTGGAATAACTCACTTGGATTGACTTTAAGCATCCCTATTTTCGACAAGCGACAGACCAAAAGTGCGATCAATAAGGCTAAATTACAACGGCAGACGAGCCAACTGGACCTGATGGATGAACAGAAAACGCTTTACAAGACGATCGAAAGTCTTTGGCTCAGTGCCAACAGCGCACAACAGCAATATGTAGCGGCCACCCAAAAGCTGAAAAGCACACAGGCCAGCTACACCCTCGTCAGCGAACAGTTCAACCTGGGCATGAAGAACACTGTTGAGCTACTCACCGAAAAGAACAACCTGCTGAGTGCACAACAGGAAACGCTCCAGGCCAAATACACAGCCATACTCAATGCCGGATTGCTGCGCTTCTACCAGGGAGAAGAGATCAATCTGCTCTAA
- a CDS encoding sensor histidine kinase — MKAEGTIQTHPTPPFRGMGSLIHIVAWGILIGLPFFFTGRETQEITVESYIRSVIVPLSFMLVFYVNYFFLVKHFLFSKHGWKFFLSNVILIATAMVLVHLLMHLLPPPEFHRPRPARELQEVIGFFFVNALLYGLVAGLSVAIKMTNGWYAVESARRELEKSRAEAELQNLKSQLNPHFLFNTLNNIYSLIAFSPERAQEAVHDLSRLLRYVLYESSQPLVLLEKELDFIRNYVELMRIRLPENVELKTEISTVRPDAEIAPLLFISLIENAFKHGVSNNKPSYIHLDIHQTGDLVVCCLRNSYFPKDAEQDKSGSGIGISNLRKRLALLYPNRHIFSCGIDGDSYYSMLELQLGREPKNESE; from the coding sequence ATGAAAGCAGAAGGAACAATACAGACACATCCCACTCCCCCTTTTCGGGGGATGGGTAGCCTCATACACATCGTTGCCTGGGGTATCCTGATCGGCCTGCCTTTTTTCTTTACGGGCAGAGAAACACAAGAAATAACCGTAGAAAGTTATATACGGTCCGTTATTGTTCCGCTCTCTTTCATGTTGGTATTTTATGTGAACTACTTCTTCCTGGTGAAGCACTTCCTGTTCTCCAAACACGGCTGGAAGTTCTTTCTCAGCAACGTAATCCTGATCGCGACAGCCATGGTCCTGGTGCACCTCCTGATGCACCTGTTGCCACCACCGGAATTTCACCGGCCGCGTCCGGCCAGGGAATTACAGGAAGTGATCGGTTTCTTCTTCGTCAACGCACTGCTTTACGGGCTGGTAGCCGGCCTGAGCGTAGCTATCAAGATGACGAACGGCTGGTATGCAGTCGAGTCGGCACGCCGCGAACTGGAGAAGAGTCGTGCCGAAGCTGAACTACAGAACCTGAAAAGCCAGCTTAACCCGCATTTTCTGTTCAACACGCTCAACAATATCTACAGTCTGATCGCTTTCAGTCCCGAACGGGCACAGGAAGCCGTGCACGACCTGAGCCGCCTGCTCCGTTACGTACTCTACGAAAGCAGCCAACCGCTCGTCCTATTGGAAAAGGAGCTCGACTTCATCCGCAATTATGTGGAACTGATGCGTATCCGCCTGCCGGAAAATGTGGAACTGAAAACAGAAATATCCACCGTCCGCCCGGATGCCGAAATAGCCCCGCTCCTATTCATTTCGCTGATCGAAAATGCCTTTAAGCATGGCGTAAGCAATAACAAACCGTCGTACATCCATCTGGATATCCACCAGACCGGCGACCTTGTTGTCTGCTGCCTGCGTAATAGCTATTTCCCCAAAGATGCAGAACAGGATAAAAGCGGTTCGGGCATAGGCATCAGCAACCTGCGAAAACGGTTGGCCCTGCTCTATCCCAACCGGCATATCTTCTCGTGCGGGATAGACGGCGACAGCTATTACAGCATGTTGGAACTGCAACTCGGAAGAGAACCTAAAAATGAAAGCGAATGA